One window from the genome of Spirochaetaceae bacterium encodes:
- a CDS encoding outer membrane beta-barrel protein: protein MTIRRLGLLWGAVLLLAPLAAFAEGQSDYPMMATSDGMYVAASYGLALPGTTTFHVPLANDTQTDADAGTDWGLLGGRLAAGYSISGFRPELAFGYRTAPITSVTLTKLADATSGPLLERANKILEDIDWDDSSISSLEVVASVYYDIDTGTLVTPYIGAGAGASQISLTLKENATLAQFEESESVWALAFQGAAGVGFYVLEGLTTSIGYRLTGTTEATFESKNKIALALGHHIELGIRYRF from the coding sequence ATGACAATCAGACGCTTGGGACTTCTTTGGGGCGCTGTGCTCCTGTTGGCACCGCTTGCCGCCTTCGCGGAGGGACAGTCGGATTACCCCATGATGGCGACCTCCGACGGAATGTACGTCGCCGCCAGCTACGGGCTGGCGCTGCCGGGCACCACAACCTTCCACGTTCCGCTCGCGAACGATACCCAGACCGACGCCGACGCGGGCACCGACTGGGGACTCCTGGGGGGCCGGCTCGCAGCCGGGTACTCGATTTCGGGATTCCGCCCCGAGTTGGCGTTCGGCTACCGCACGGCGCCGATCACCTCCGTCACACTGACGAAGCTCGCCGACGCCACGTCAGGCCCACTCCTGGAGCGGGCCAACAAGATCCTGGAGGACATCGACTGGGACGACAGTTCCATCAGTTCACTCGAGGTGGTGGCCTCCGTCTACTACGACATCGACACCGGCACGCTGGTCACGCCGTACATCGGCGCCGGCGCCGGCGCGTCGCAGATCTCGCTCACGCTGAAGGAAAACGCTACGCTAGCGCAGTTTGAAGAATCCGAATCGGTGTGGGCGCTCGCCTTCCAGGGGGCCGCCGGCGTCGGCTTTTACGTACTCGAAGGGCTGACGACCAGCATCGGCTACCGCCTGACGGGCACCACCGAGGCCACCTTCGAGAGCAAGAACAAGATCGCCCTAGCGCTCGGCCACCACATCGAGTTGGGCATACGCTACCGGTTCTGA